In the genome of Plasmodium falciparum 3D7 genome assembly, chromosome: 2, one region contains:
- a CDS encoding DnaJ protein, putative gives MKCKRNVFFSKSLKFGHISVFIFGILYGVINKLFISDVNSCYSVSNSIIYERQLSEKDNLSNSLEQNGEPVVIGQFFSLPNGKSISISDDIFIDEEQSIVNFIDNIIEGLEQYMLWNNYMVIPHMKQYPPVFNNDKDIELNNKVDNLERNREDIIIETEKLWLEIMKNEKNKFASLKCKLFNQYNKFKNKHNIPKEQYEKGCNLCKKLIEIGEKYLELKLNSVFYEWYDKKVICVEDFKRKIERCRIAWKALSNKIQYLCNKIIINCLDKIKYMNEMKIMKAKKKAVKVVEKPEPKKKQEENLSMVEGLNCFEENHKIICIKNNDLISGCENVDTQGCPSVNEIINSSSINYYEKMRDGLYHDDEEYDALVTDDDLIFEMFDENKEDDIIEESENNESDEDDLLVEESESNESDEDDLLVEEYENNESDEDESIIEEYGEAQEEVAISSSEVVDDEFTTNEDIESEERYSLDKEANRLLFKNDIYNIWFSDLSNIYVDTTYYDILNVYPTSELSEIKSNYYNLALKYNPESNLGNAEALTKFRDINEAYQILSLDQRRMNYNKYGLNATKDMFLIDPSIFYVKMLSIEKFYDYIGTTQIESFLKVLSEKNIALHELEHRLEDIMNLMYEQQEVRQVKIALYLRNKLQPYVDGDDQWKKHMEEEVKKLNKSIFGTFFLKSIGWIYTNLTQCYREDNGHSFGVNLKLANMEFENRNKKNQLKVSKSMRNLLSIIKEYIPRNENITGLVKKIEYLKSENDIENNISNVNEKSSSNDNSSDDENQNENENENQNENENENENRKDLKLLSDNEKRKVLHFMIKNIKNVVQGDIELTIRYAAEKVLFDEGVDKETQLKRVEALEILGNIMKTCSKENKNWEKDQEADIENIIEKVINVSKMVNNE, from the exons ATGAAATGTAAaagaaatgtttttttttctaaatcaTTAAAATTTGGACACATTTCCGTATTTATATTTGGAATTCTATATGGTGTAATAAAT aaattatttataagtgATGTAAATTCCTGTTATTCAGTTAGTAatagtataatatatgaaagaCAATTAAGCGAAAAAGACAACTTATCAAATTCACTTGAACAAAATGGGGAACCTGTAGTTATAGgacaatttttttcattaccAAATGGAAAATCGATTTCTATTTcagatgatatatttattgatgAGGAACAATCAATTGTGAATTTTATTGATAATATAATTGAAGGTTTAGAACAATATATGCTATGGAATAATTACATGGTAATTCCGCATATGAAACAGTATCCCCCTGTTTtcaataatgataaagatatagaattaaataataaagttgATAATTTAGAAAGAAATAGAGAAGATATTATAATTGAAACGGAAAAATTGTGGTtagaaataatgaaaaatgaaaaaaataaatttgctTCATTAAAGTGTAAACTATTTaatcaatataataaatttaaaaataaacataatataccAAAAGAACAATATGAAAAAGGATGTAATCTATGCAAAAAACTTATTGAAATTGGAGAAAAGTATCTTGAATTGAAATTAAATAGTGTATTTTATGAATGGTATGATAAAAAAGTTATCTGTGTTGAagattttaaaagaaaaattgaGAGATGTCGAATAGCTTGGAAAGCTTTATCTAACAAAATTCAATATTTATgcaataaaattataattaattgtttagataaaattaaatatatgaatgaaatgaaaataatgaaagcaaaaaaaaaagctgtAAAAGTGGTAGAAAAACCAGAACCTAAAAAGAAACAAGAAGAAAATCTTTCTATGGTGGAAGGTTTGAATTGTTTTGAAGAgaatcataaaataatttgCATCAAGAATAATGATTTAATTAGTGGGTGTGAAAATGTAGATACCCAAGGATGTCCTTCAGtaaatgaaattattaatagttcgtctataaattattatgaaaaaatgagGGATGGTCTATATCATGACGATGAAGAATATGATGCGCTTGTTACAGATGATGACTTGATATTTGAAATGtttgatgaaaataaagaagatgaTATAATAGAAGAGtctgaaaataatgaatcaGATGAAGATGATTTGTTAGTGGAAGAATCTGAAAGTAATGAATCAGATGAAGATGATTTGTTAGTGgaagaatatgaaaataatgaatcaGATGAAGATGAATCTATAATAGAAGAATATGGAGAAGCACAAGAAGAAGTTGCAATAAGTTCCTCTGAGGTAGTTGATGATGAATTTACAACAAACGAAGATATAGAATCAGAAGAAAGGTATTCTTTGGATAAGGAAGCAAAtagattattatttaaaaatgacatatataacatttggTTTTCTgatttatcaaatatatatgtcgATACAACATactatgatatattaaacgTATATCCTACTTCTGAATTGAGTGAAATTAAaagtaattattataatttagctttaaaatataatccAGAAAGTAATTTAGGTAATGCTGAAGCATTAACAAAATTTAGGGATATAAATGAAGCATATCAAATATTATCTTTAGACCAAAGAAGGatgaattataataaatatggatTAAATGCTACAAAAGATATGTTTTTAATAGATCCTTCTATATTTTATGTGAAAATGTTAAGTATAGAAAAgttttatgattatattgGAACTACGCAAATAGAATCATTTCTAAAAGTATTatctgaaaaaaatatagctTTGCATGAATTAGAACATAGACTTGAAGACATTATGAATTTGATGTATGAGCAACAAGAAGTACGACAAGTTAAAATAGCCttatatttaagaaataaattaCAGCCATATGTAGATGGAGATGACCAATGGAAAAAACATATGGAAGAAGAagtgaaaaaattaaataaatccaTATTtggtactttttttttaaaatccaTAGGATGGATATATACAAATCTTACTCAATGTTATCGGGAAGATAATGGACATTCGTTTGGAGTAAACTTAAAATTGGCTAACATGGAATTCGAAAAcaggaataaaaaaaatcaacTAAAAGTATCAAAATCTATGAGGAACTTGTTGTCTATAATTAAGGAATATATACCTAGGAATGAAAACATAACTGGTCTTGTTAAAAAGATAGAATATTTGAAGAGCGAAAATgatattgaaaataatataagcaATGTTAATGAAAAATCTTCTAGTAATGATAATTCAAGTGATGATGAaaatcaaaatgaaaatgaaaatgaaaatcaaaatgaaaatgaaaatgagaATGAAAATCGTAAAGATCTTAAGCTACTAAGCGATAACGAAAAGAGAAAAGTTTTACATTTTAtgataaagaatataaaaaatgtagttCAGGGTGATATTGAACTAACAATTAGATATGCTGCTGAAAAAGTTTTATTTGATGAAGGTGTAGATAAGGAAACACAATTAAAAAGAGTTGAGGCATTGGAAATTTTAggaaatataatgaaaacgtgttcaaaagaaaataaaaattgggAAAAGGATCAGGAAGCTgatattgaaaatattattgaaAAAGTAATAAATGTTTCAAAAATGGTTAATAAtgaatga
- a CDS encoding knob associated heat shock protein 40 — MAIFKKYRFRENKIIFLFFIKIFLFSLFIWELCCFNKEKFQDQIQTSYYNKNNTSGNVSNLIIKRNLAQTQRNFKSKNGKASTKKNEDYYSILGVSRDCTNEDIKKAYKKLAMKWHPDKHLNAASKKEADNMFKSISEAYEVLSDEEKRDIYDKYGEEGLDKYGSNNGHSKGFKRTDPNDVFSKFFKTETKFYSNSPSSPNGNVLFEGSLFGGSSPFSGINPRSGSGYTTSKSFSSMDKVEEYVVPLYVTLEDLYNGTQKKLKVTRKRCQGVTTYDDEFFVTVDIKSGWCDGTTITYKGEGDQTSPMSNPGDLVFTIKTVDHDRFVRSYNDLIYRCPITLEQALTGHKFTIITLDNRDIDIQVDEIVTPLTTRVITSEGMPYMENPKMKGNLIIEFDIIFPKKLSDEQKELIKEALGGNGF, encoded by the exons atggcaatttttaaaaaatatcgtttcagagaaaataaaataatttttttattctttattaaaatatttttattttctcttttCATATGGGAATTATGTTGTTTTAATAAG gAAAAGTTCCAAGATCAAATTCAGACGagttattataataagaacAATACTTCAGGAAATGTTtctaatttaataattaagaGAAATCTAGCACAGACTCAAAGAAATTTCAAATCAAAAAATGGAAAGGCATCTACTAAGAAAAATGAA GATTATTATTCCATATTAGGTGTTAGTAGAGATTGTACGAATGAAGACATAAAGAaagcatataaaaaattagcTATGAAGTGGCACCCTGATAAACACTTAAATGCAGCATCAAAAAAAGAAGCTgataatatgtttaaaagTATTTCTGAAGCTTACGAAGTTTTATCAGATGAAGAAAAGAgagatatatatgataagtATGGTGAAGAAGGATTAGATAAATATGGTTCTAATAATGGACATTCCAAAGGTTTTAAAAGGACTGATCCAAATGACGTTTTtagtaaattttttaaaacagaAACAAAATTTTATTCTAATTCACCTTCATCACCAAATGGAAATGTACTCTTTGAAGGTTCATTATTTGGAGGATCATCTCCGTTTAGTGGTATAAACCCAAGAAGTGGTTCAGGATATACTACTTCAAAAA GTTTTAGTAGCATGGACAAAGTCGAAGAATATGTTGTACCACTTTACGTAACACTAGaagatttatataatggaactcagaaaaaattaaaagtaaCAAGAAAAAGATGTCAAGGAGTAACAACATATGATGATGAATTTTTTGTAACTGTTGATATAAAATCTGGATGGTGTGATGGTACGACAATTACGTATAAAGGAGAAGGTGACCAAACAAGTCCTATGTCAAATCCAGGAGATTTAGTTTTTACGATAAAAACAGTAGATCATGATCGTTTTGTAAGAAGTTATAATGATTTGATATATAGGTGTCCTATAACTTTAGAACAAGCTTTAACAGGTCATAAATTTACAATTATAACCTTAGATAATAGAGATATTGATATTCAAGTAGATGAAATTGTTACGCCTCTTACTACAAGAGTTATTACTAGTGAAGGAATGCCATATATGGAAAATCCAAAAATGAAAGGAAATTTGATTATTGAatttgatataatatttccaAAAAAGCTAAGTGATGAACAGAAAGAACTTATAAAAGAAGCATTAGGAGGAAAtggtttttaa